In Entelurus aequoreus isolate RoL-2023_Sb linkage group LG13, RoL_Eaeq_v1.1, whole genome shotgun sequence, a genomic segment contains:
- the vtna gene encoding vitronectin a gives MMSSIPCALTGDVVKMKLWAASLFAVVALTSAADESCMGRCENGFDSEKRCQCDNMCKYYHSCCTDYQDICGTMNRGDTFKSAEDDDNDLESTTLPSRRPVHEQETPGGGSDFVRRPQQGPDAVLEMDKAPLRPLRATVAPTLKPPSSTKAETTTPPTRPATTVAPDPDAEACSGRPFDSFVQSKNGSMYAFRGQFFFELDQRTVLPGYPKLIKDVWGISGPIDAAFTRVNCQGKTYVFKGDKYWRFNNGMLDGDYPRDISVGFEKIPDNVDAAFALPAHSHNGREKVYFFKGDRYYVYEFLHQPSHRECVSMSETSPSALFRRYNHVYSSNDHSYFRSLFPDQPQHHTDYHFIDRDWVGLRSPVDAAMAGRMYVPPRRIRPDQQWGQQYGQPYGQQYGQQYGQQYGQQYGQQWGRRRQNRSPVWESMAEGGMNMGRQFAERGMEMGLRLAERRMEMEERLGRDWSRQWDQDWDQDRRRDNNRGNYDSRYRNDRSYWDLLPRSLPVQSVYFFRGDKYYRVDLSTKRVDPAVPPYPRSIAKHWLGCSDPAGAEKK, from the exons ATGATGAGCAGCATTCCGTGTGCACTCACAGGAGACGTCGTGAAGATGAAGCTGTGGGCCGCGTCGCTCTTTGCTGTCGTCGCTCTCACCTCAGCGGCAGACG AGTCGTGCATGGGTCGCTGTGAGAATGGCTTCGACTCGGAGAAGAGATGTCAGTGTGACAACATGTGCAAGTACTACCACAGCTGCTGCACCGACTACCAGGACATTTGTGGCACGAtga ACCGAGGAGACACGTTCAAATCAGCGGAAGACGACGACAATGATCTTGAGAGCACCACGCTGCCCTCGAGGCGTCCGGTACATGAGCAGGAAACCCCGGGGGGCGGCTCAGATTTTGTCCGCAGACCGCAGCAAGGTCCAGACGCCGTGTTAGAAATGGACAAAGCTCCACTCAGACCTCTCAGAGCGACCGTTGCTCCAACATTGAAGCCTCCGAGCAGCACCAAAGCTGAGACCACCACACCTCCAACAAGACCTGCCACCACTGTGGCCCCGGACCCTGATGCTGAGGCGTGCAGCGGCCGACCCTTTGACTCATTTGTGCAGTCAAAGAACGGCTCCATGTACGCCTTCAGAG GCCAGTTCTTCTTTGAGCTGGACCAGAGGACCGTCCTACCGGGCTATCCCAAGCTCATCAAGGACGTGTGGGGCATCAGCGGGCCCATTGACGCCGCCTTCACGCGGGTCAACTGCCAGGGCAAGACGTATGTCTTCAAG GGTGACAAGTACTGGAGGTTCAACAACGGCATGTTGGATGGCGACTACCCTCGGGATATCAGCGTGGGCTTTGAGAAGATTCCGGATAATGTGGACGCGGCGTTCGCCCTCCCCGCTCACAGCCACAATGGCAGAGAGAAGGTGTACTTCTTCAAAG GGGATCGATATTACGTCTACGAGTTTTTGCACCAGCCGTCCCACAGGGAGTGTGTCTCCATGTCCGAGACGTCTCCCTCCGCACTCTTCCGGCGCTACAACCACGTGTACTCCAGCAACGACCACAGCTACTTCCGCAGTCTCTTCCCTGACC AGCCGCAGCATCACACCGATTACCACTTCATCGACAGAGACTGGGTCGGGCTCAGGTCGCCGGTGGACGCCGCCATGGCTGGACGGATGTATGTCCCTCCACGACGCATCCGGCCGGACCAACAGTGGGGTCAACAGTACGGACAACCGTATGGACAACAGTACGGACAACAATACGGACAACAGTACGGACAACAGTACGGACAACAGTGGGGGCGAAGGAGGCAGAACCGTTCGCCCGTCTGGGAATCCATGGCCGAGGGCGGCATGAACATGGGCCGGCAGTTTGCAGAAAGGGGGATGGAGATGGGTCTGAGACTGGCCGAGAGGAGGATGGAGATGGAGGAGAGGCTCGGAAGAGACTGGAGCCGACAATGGGATCAGGACTGGGACCAGGACAGGCGGAGAGACAACAACCGAGGCAACTACGACTCCAGATACAGAAACGACAGGTCCTACTGGGACTTGTTGCCAAGGAGTCTACCTGTCCAGAGTGTCTACTTCTTTAGAGGAG ATAAATACTACAGAGTGGATCTGAGCACCAAGAGAGTGGACCCGGCCGTGCCTCCCTATCCTAGATCCATCGCCAAGCACTGGCTGGGCTGCTCAGACCCAGCTGGAGCAGAGAAGAAGTAG